The region CGTTGGCAATATATATTAAATTCTATGTAATTAAGTAGTTTATCTAGTGACCACTTTTGAAAAAAATAGTCCCAAAATCGAACATAAGAGCATTAGTAATTTTATTATATATATGATTCTAAGCTTTTTATTTACAAGAAATACAAATAGCTGAAATACTGGCATAGTAATTGGTAATTGTTAGGTGTTTTGAGTTCTCACTTAGCTTTGGAGGTGGTTAAATGGAAACACTTTGGCAAGATATCCGATATGGCCTAAGAATGCTTGGAAAAAGTCCTAGTTTTACTATTATTGCTATTGCCGCCCTAGCTTTAGGTATAGGTGCTAATACAGCAATTTTTAGTATTATTTATGGCATTATTCTAAAGCCACTTCCTTATCAAGACCCTGATAGCCTGGTTTTTGTGCAATCTCATAATCCTACTAGCGGAATCGCTCCTTTGGCTGTAACTGTCCCGGCTCGCTATGAAGGTTGGCGAGATCGCAACCATGTTTTTGAAAATTTAGCTGGACGTAGAACAAAAAATTTTAATATCACTATTGATAAAGAACCTGAAAGGGTATTAGGTGATCAAATTACTTATAATTACTTTGATACTCTTGGTGTAAAACCCTTAAAGGGTCGTTTCTTTTTTAAGGAAGAAGACAAAGCTGGTAATGCTCAAGTAGTTATTTTAAGAGAAGGTTATTGGCAGGAACGCTTTGGGGGAAATATTGATGTAATTGGTCAAAAAATTACAGTGAATAACAATAGTTATACAATTGTTGGTATTGCCCCTAATGATCATAGAAATAATAATTTTAATATTTTTGTTCCTTTAGCTTTAGAACCAGAAAAAGAAATTCGAGGTTTTCATAACCTTCAAGTAATTGGACGATTAAAATCAGGTGTAAGTATTAGCCAAGCAGAAGCAGAAATAAAAACTATTGCTGAGGCACAGGTACAAGAAGATCCTAATGTTAATAGTGGTTGGACGGTAGTACTTACACCAATGCACGAACTAATTGTTAAAGATGTGCGACCTGCTCTAATGATTTTACTATCAGCAGTTTTCTTAGTTCTAATGATTGCTTGTGCCAATGTAGCAAACTTAATTTTAGTTAGGGTTACTATTAGAGAAAGAGAAGTTGCTATTCGTGCTGCTTTAGGAGCAGGACGCTTAAGGCTAGCTCAGCAGTTTTTTACTGAAAGTTTATTACTTTCAGTAATGGGGGGCGTATTAGGTATTTTGTTAGCAAACTTATTGGTTACTATTTTTATTAAGTGGAATTTAGTTCTTTTACCAAGAGCAAGCGAAATACAAATTAATCTTCCAGTATTATTTTTTACAGTTTTAGTTTCTATTTTAACAGGGGTTATTTTAGGTCTAGTTCCAGTATTGCAAGCTTCAAAAGCTAATTTAGGTGAAGTGATGAAAGAAAATACTCACACTGCAACGGGTTGGCGTGGTAGAAAAATTAGTAATATTTTAATTGTTAGCGAAGTAGCTTTGTCCTTAGTTTTACTTATTGGAGCAGGGCTTTTAATTAGAAGTTTTATGAAAATTCAACAAGTAGACCCTGGTTTTAATCCTAATAATGTTTTAACTACTCAATTTGCTTTACAAGGCAGCGTTTATCAAGATGGCGACAAACAGCTAAATTTTCATAAACAAGTTATAGAAAAAACTACTAGTTTGCCTGGGATTGAGGTTGTTGCTACCTCTACATCAGTTCCTTTATCAGGACAAAACCCTAAGATTCGCTACAGCGTAGAGGGCCAACAAGTAGATTTTAACAATATTCCTTTTGCTGCGAGTGCTGATATAACACCAGATTATTTTAAGGTGATGGGTATTCCTTTAATTAGAGGAAGGTTTTTTACCGATCAAGATAATATCAGTAGCGATAAGGTAGTAATAGTTAATCAAACTATGGCAGAGAAGATTTTTCCTGGTCAAGATCCTATTGGAAAAAGAATTACTCGCGGTGTTCCTGATGAAAACGAGACTCCAGAATGGAGCCAAATTGTTGGTGTAGTTGGGGATGTAAAAATGGCTCAACTAAGTGAAAAATTTGAAAGCCAAATGTATTTTCCTTTTTATCAATACCCAGAAGATTTTGCTTTAAGAAGTACATTCTTTTTAATAACACGTACAAAAGTTGACCCAAATAGCCTTATTAAAGGTGTTAGAGAACAAATACTTAGTGTAGATAAAGATCTACCTGTATTTAACACAAAAGTCTTATCTCAAATGGTTTCAGATTCTTTAACTTATGCAAGGTTTTTGATGACTCTATTAGGTATTTTTGCTTTTTCAGCTTTAATTTTGGCAGCAGTAGGAATTTATGGGGTTATTTCTTATTCGGTAGCACAAAGAACACATGAAATAGGGATTCGACTAGCTTTAGGTGCGCAAACTTTTGATATACTAAAAATGGTATTAAAAGAAGGTTTAGGTTTAACTCTATTAGGCATTGGTGTAGGATTAGGAGTTTCACTAGCACTTAATCACTTAATGTCAAATTTGTTATATGGAGTAACTACAACAGATCCAACAACATATGTAGCTATTATATTAATTTTAGTAACTATTACTTTAGTAGCTATTTATGTACCAGCAAATCGAGCAACTAGAGTTGACCCAATAATTGCATTAAGACGTGAGTAATTGACTAAGTATTTTTATTGTTTTTTGTTTGACGTTGCACGAAAAATATTTTTATTACATTCATTAAGTGCTGCTCGTAGTTGTGAGAGTGCTGGAACGGCAGACTTTAAGCCTTCAATAGAATGTTGTAATGCAATATCAAGACGGGCTTGCTTTAGTTGCCATTCAGTATATTGATCTAGATCATTAAGTTGTTGTTCTAAAGCTAGTTGTAGGGTTTCAATGTAATCTGCTAAAGCTGTGGCTTGTTCTTCTAACTGTAGGCGATTAGGATAATTACTATCTGAAACTCCGGCTGTATCTTTAACTCTAATAGTAGTTTTAAAATTAGCTGGGCCACGTTGTTCAGAGGATAACTTACGAGTATCTCTTACACCCATATCTGCAACATGATCAAAAACATTAATTACTTTTATATAAGAAATTAGCTCTTCTGGTGCTGGACTAGCTTCTAAACCATCTCCATCAAAATGAGCAACTACTAAAGTAATATTATCTTCTCCACCACGATCTTTAGCTAAATTAACCATTTTATTTGAAGCTATTTCTAAACTTAAGCTTTGTCTTAAAATTGTAAGCATTTCTGGGGCAGAAATTTTTTCTGATAATCCATCACTACATAAAAGTAAAATATCTCCTGCTGCTAGATCTACAGCCGTTAAAGCTACTTTTACTTCTTGTTGACCGCCAAGAGATTGCAAAATCATATTTCTTTGTTTGCTAGATTTAGCCTCTTCGCGCGTCATCAACCCTTGTTCAATCATTAACTCTAGCCAACTTTGGTCTGTAGTAATTTGTTTAATTCTGCCGCCACGTAAAATATAAGCGCGAGAATCTCCTATTTCAGCAATATAAGCACGGTTTCCTTCAATTAAAGCAGCAGTTAAAGTTGTAGCCATTCCACGATATTGAATATGACGGCGGCCCGTGTCCCAAATATGCTGGTTAATTTGCTGAATAGCTCGCATTAATCTTTCTGGAGAGCCTACACCAGGAAAATGCAGAAATTCTTCTTTTAAGCCATTAATTGCTAGTTCTGATGCTACTTCACCGGCTGCCGCGCCTCCCATACCATCAGCAACTGCAAGCAATACCCGATTATCAGTAACTTGACGAGTAAGAGTTTCATTAGGTAGAGGAGTAAAACCATCTACTAAATCAGACATAAAAAAATTATCTTCATTATTTTGTCTGACACAACCAACATCAGTTTTTCCATACATTCTTACTTTAATAAGTTTTTTTCCTGGCAAGATAGTTTCTCCTGCTAATTAAATTAGATATGTTTTGATTAGTGTTAAATCTTAACTTTGATGTGCTGTTATAGTCTAGCTGGAAAATAAAGGAAAATCTATCTTAGAGAAAATTTTTGCAACGAATTTGTATTGGATAGGTTGAAGAATAGGTGTAATTAACATCAGGGCTATAAACCCTGATGTTAACTTTGCTTTATTGCTTTTACTGAGCTTGAGTTGATTCTTTATTTTTATCTTTGTCTTCTTTAGGGATATAAACCATTTTGGTAGCAAATTTTTCTTCCCAACGTATACGACCAGTTAATTGCATTACGACAAATAAAGTTAGAATAGACCCTATAGTAATTGACAGTCCAGTAAAACCTTTGAAAAAGAAAGCATAAGAAAATAAAACTAAGTAAACAAATTGTGCTAAAGCTGCTTCACGAATGGCAAATTGTGTTCCTACAACTAAACGTAAATAACTGATAACTAAGAAAATAGAAACTACCGAACTAATAGCAAATGACATATGAATTGACATATGATCAACTAGATAAGCAAGTAATAAGTGGAAAGCAAAAAAACCTGTTGCAATAAAGAAATAGTTCATTGGATGAATTTCAATATTGCGTAAAGTAGTTATAATAAACATTAAAAAGAAAAAGAAAAATAATGATACTGGGGCAAAAAAGCTAATTTGTCCTGCAAGCGGGCCGGGTTGTAATTTTTCAGGCATTGCCATACCAATTCTAAAACCTGACACTAAGCTTTTATATGACCAAGCCATTTCCCATCCTTTAGCATTTTCTAGTTTTTCTGCTGGGGATAAAGTATTTTCAGGAAAATCAATGTCCTTAAAATTAGTAGTCATTTTTAGTGAAAAATCTTTAACCTGGGTTACTTCACTACCAAAATTGTAATACCAATTATTTAAGCCTTGTGAGCGGTAAGCTATTTTTAACGTAGCCATTTGTCCAGCAGGAACTTGAGCAGTTGCGGTTGCTACATTACTTTGATTAGTTAAATTTACTGCTATATCATTTACTGAAAAAACTAAATCAGCATAAATTGCGTTTGAAGAAGGAAAATAAAAGGAAAAAGTTATTTTCTCACCATCAGTGTTATTAAGAAATTTGTAAGTCCCATCAAAGTTGACTTTATATGTACTATACCAAAGCAGTCCTTTTTGACGATGTTCTAGATCAAAATCTACCTTAATGTCAGTGCTTTCTAAAGGTAGAATACTTGTAATTTTTTCATCTACATTTCTTATAACTACTTTTCCATCTTCTACAGTTTTTACTTCTCTGGTAATAGTTTTTTCAAAAAATGCACTAGGAGGGGTTTGATTATGCTCTGATCCCCAAGTAGAAGCCACTTTGTCATTTAATCTATCATCTAGCGAGTAAGTGCGGGAAAAAATTGTTGCTCCTAAAACCATCCAAGCAACAGTAGTAAACAAGTAAATAATTGCAATAGCAATAATTCTCTTAACCATTTGTTTTGCTCCTTAATTTTTATTAGGCAATTTTATTTCTATTATTAGGTAAGGTTATTTAACAACCAGTATATAAGCTAAAAAATTTATTTTTAGTATTATCCCAAAAAATTATTTCACCACCACAACTTTCATAATAAGAAATTTCAATACCAGGATTTTTCAGTGTCATGGAGCAATCCATCGTTTCTATTTGTTGTGGTTTTTGCAAATTTAACCCAAGATACAGCAAATTTGTGTCTGGAATATGATAAACAGTTGATTGATTGCTATTTTGTGAGAGAAAAATAAAAATGCCAGTTTCATTTGCATCAAACTGATTTTCACTATTTCTTACTAATAAAATAGCTTTATCTATCTTACCATCACCATCAAAATCAGCTTTAATTTCTTTTTTATAATGTTTTTTAATTTCTGAGTAAATTTCAGAAGGGTAATCAGTTTTTTTAGGAAAACGCCAACCTAGACTCTTTAATTCTTCTAAGGAAGTTTCTTGGATTAGTGTAACTATTGTTTCTTCTGGACAGTAAGATTTTGTTTTTTCTTCAATTTCTGTGTTTGCAATATTTGCAACAGTTTCAATAATTTGTGGAGTATTTTCTAAAATGGGTTCAGGATTGTTAATAGTTTGAATTGGAGCTAAGTTTGTTTGTTTTATGTCATTTGCTTGCTTAAAGCCATAGCTCAAGCGAAAAATACAAATTAATGACATAGCAAATAAAGCACAATATCCTAAAAACCTAAGTGTGTTTCTCATAAAATTTATTACTTCCTATATGTAGATTAAAGCTTGACTTGTCGAATGGCAGTTTAGGCTTATGAATGGATTAAAATTAGGTGGAAGTTAACTATTTTGTATGTGAGTTTCCACATAAAGAGCGAGCAGAAAACACCATTTCAATAAAGTGATTAATTGCTACCTAAAAGCTTAATAGGCACAAGTATTGCTTAATTAAGGGTAAAAGTTAGTTTTAGATAAATTTTAGCTAACTAAAGGGAGGTAAATTATGAAAGTCTTATTAGCAATAGATGGTTCAAAATATAGTGATGCTGCTGTTGAGGAAGTTACAAATCGAGTTTGGCCGGAAGGTACAGAAATAATGGTGTTAAGCGTAGTTCATATAATTACAGAATGGCCCGATCCTATATTTTATGGCGTTCGTTTGATGGCTTTTGAAGACCATAGAAGAGAAGCACGAAAAGTTGTTAATAAAGCTACAACAAAATTGATGGAAAAATTTGGAAGTGAAAAAATACGCATCATTGGTGAAATTTTAGAAGGCTCTCCTAAAAAATTGGTTGTAAAAGAAGCTACAAATTGGGGTGCTGATTTAATTATTGTAGGCTCTCATGGACGTGGAGCAATAGGAAAAGCTCTGCTTGGTTCTGTATCTTCATATGTAGGTTCAGATCTTAAATGCTCTGTTGAAGTTATACATCTTAAAGAAGAAATGGTTGCAGTAGCCTAAGCTAAAAATTTTATAAATATAAATAATGGCTATAAATTATTTCCTGTAGAAGGCAAGTCATTAAAAATAATCTAAAAAAG is a window of Blastocatellia bacterium DNA encoding:
- a CDS encoding ABC transporter permease, which codes for METLWQDIRYGLRMLGKSPSFTIIAIAALALGIGANTAIFSIIYGIILKPLPYQDPDSLVFVQSHNPTSGIAPLAVTVPARYEGWRDRNHVFENLAGRRTKNFNITIDKEPERVLGDQITYNYFDTLGVKPLKGRFFFKEEDKAGNAQVVILREGYWQERFGGNIDVIGQKITVNNNSYTIVGIAPNDHRNNNFNIFVPLALEPEKEIRGFHNLQVIGRLKSGVSISQAEAEIKTIAEAQVQEDPNVNSGWTVVLTPMHELIVKDVRPALMILLSAVFLVLMIACANVANLILVRVTIREREVAIRAALGAGRLRLAQQFFTESLLLSVMGGVLGILLANLLVTIFIKWNLVLLPRASEIQINLPVLFFTVLVSILTGVILGLVPVLQASKANLGEVMKENTHTATGWRGRKISNILIVSEVALSLVLLIGAGLLIRSFMKIQQVDPGFNPNNVLTTQFALQGSVYQDGDKQLNFHKQVIEKTTSLPGIEVVATSTSVPLSGQNPKIRYSVEGQQVDFNNIPFAASADITPDYFKVMGIPLIRGRFFTDQDNISSDKVVIVNQTMAEKIFPGQDPIGKRITRGVPDENETPEWSQIVGVVGDVKMAQLSEKFESQMYFPFYQYPEDFALRSTFFLITRTKVDPNSLIKGVREQILSVDKDLPVFNTKVLSQMVSDSLTYARFLMTLLGIFAFSALILAAVGIYGVISYSVAQRTHEIGIRLALGAQTFDILKMVLKEGLGLTLLGIGVGLGVSLALNHLMSNLLYGVTTTDPTTYVAIILILVTITLVAIYVPANRATRVDPIIALRRE
- a CDS encoding Stp1/IreP family PP2C-type Ser/Thr phosphatase; the protein is MPGKKLIKVRMYGKTDVGCVRQNNEDNFFMSDLVDGFTPLPNETLTRQVTDNRVLLAVADGMGGAAAGEVASELAINGLKEEFLHFPGVGSPERLMRAIQQINQHIWDTGRRHIQYRGMATTLTAALIEGNRAYIAEIGDSRAYILRGGRIKQITTDQSWLELMIEQGLMTREEAKSSKQRNMILQSLGGQQEVKVALTAVDLAAGDILLLCSDGLSEKISAPEMLTILRQSLSLEIASNKMVNLAKDRGGEDNITLVVAHFDGDGLEASPAPEELISYIKVINVFDHVADMGVRDTRKLSSEQRGPANFKTTIRVKDTAGVSDSNYPNRLQLEEQATALADYIETLQLALEQQLNDLDQYTEWQLKQARLDIALQHSIEGLKSAVPALSQLRAALNECNKNIFRATSNKKQ
- a CDS encoding universal stress protein yields the protein MKVLLAIDGSKYSDAAVEEVTNRVWPEGTEIMVLSVVHIITEWPDPIFYGVRLMAFEDHRREARKVVNKATTKLMEKFGSEKIRIIGEILEGSPKKLVVKEATNWGADLIIVGSHGRGAIGKALLGSVSSYVGSDLKCSVEVIHLKEEMVAVA
- a CDS encoding inner membrane CreD family protein; amino-acid sequence: MVKRIIAIAIIYLFTTVAWMVLGATIFSRTYSLDDRLNDKVASTWGSEHNQTPPSAFFEKTITREVKTVEDGKVVIRNVDEKITSILPLESTDIKVDFDLEHRQKGLLWYSTYKVNFDGTYKFLNNTDGEKITFSFYFPSSNAIYADLVFSVNDIAVNLTNQSNVATATAQVPAGQMATLKIAYRSQGLNNWYYNFGSEVTQVKDFSLKMTTNFKDIDFPENTLSPAEKLENAKGWEMAWSYKSLVSGFRIGMAMPEKLQPGPLAGQISFFAPVSLFFFFFLMFIITTLRNIEIHPMNYFFIATGFFAFHLLLAYLVDHMSIHMSFAISSVVSIFLVISYLRLVVGTQFAIREAALAQFVYLVLFSYAFFFKGFTGLSITIGSILTLFVVMQLTGRIRWEEKFATKMVYIPKEDKDKNKESTQAQ